The following are encoded in a window of bacterium genomic DNA:
- a CDS encoding ketoacyl-ACP synthase III: MTAVAHSFARYLPPKIVTNNDLAQHIDTSDEWIQKRTGIKERRFVEPPVTTSDLAVEASKLSIQASGVEVDAIVAATLSPDYDFPGIGVLVQHKLGLSTVPAFDIRNQCSGFLYGIELAEALVAQKKYKNILVIGAEVHSTGLDLTTRGRDIAVLFGDGAGSCIVSQHPPSSAKTPSLNIIGSELHSDGAHASILWCEHVGSAHFPTRITAEMVEQGKCFPQMEGRKVFEHAVKRMVEVSTSVLSNSGISNQDVRLVIPHQANARINGLVAETLQIPTDRVFNTITHYGNTTAATIPIGFSHALEETQLASGDYILSCAFGSGFTWGATLFQVVQL; encoded by the coding sequence ATGACTGCCGTTGCACACTCGTTTGCCCGCTACCTTCCTCCCAAAATAGTGACGAATAATGACCTCGCTCAGCACATCGATACCAGCGATGAGTGGATTCAAAAACGAACAGGAATAAAAGAACGTCGATTTGTAGAACCTCCCGTTACTACAAGCGATTTAGCCGTTGAAGCTTCAAAACTTTCAATACAGGCATCAGGTGTAGAAGTCGATGCAATAGTCGCTGCAACTCTGTCTCCCGATTATGATTTCCCTGGCATTGGCGTTTTAGTACAGCACAAGCTCGGACTCTCAACTGTTCCAGCTTTTGATATTAGAAATCAATGCTCTGGATTTCTCTATGGAATTGAGCTTGCTGAAGCACTCGTTGCTCAAAAAAAATATAAGAACATCCTTGTTATCGGCGCCGAGGTGCACTCAACTGGACTCGATCTCACAACGAGAGGACGTGACATCGCTGTGCTTTTTGGTGACGGTGCCGGAAGTTGCATTGTCTCACAACACCCCCCGTCAAGCGCAAAGACCCCCAGTCTCAACATCATAGGCTCCGAGCTCCACAGCGATGGTGCGCATGCCTCAATTCTCTGGTGTGAACACGTCGGAAGCGCCCACTTTCCAACACGCATAACAGCCGAAATGGTCGAACAGGGAAAATGCTTTCCGCAGATGGAAGGTCGCAAGGTATTTGAGCATGCGGTAAAACGAATGGTTGAAGTCTCAACCTCTGTATTGAGCAATAGTGGAATTTCAAATCAAGACGTGCGCCTCGTCATTCCCCATCAAGCGAATGCACGCATTAATGGACTGGTAGCAGAGACTCTCCAGATACCGACTGACCGAGTGTTCAACACAATAACCCACTATGGAAATACGACTGCAGCAACTATTCCTATCGGCTTTAGCCATGCCCTTGAGGAGACTCAACTTGCTTCTGGTGACTATATTTTAAGTTGCGCCTTCGGAAGTGGATTCACTTGGGGGGCTACCCTGTTTCAAGTAGTTCAATTATGA